GTTACGGGCTTATTTCAATATGAATAAAAACACGCCTTATATTTCGTCGCAGCTGGCCAATGCGACCACAAGTGGCGGATTTACGCTGCGTTTTAACCTGGCACAGTAGAAAAATAGTCCCCCTTTTTCCAGCTTGCTAATTGGTGGATGAACAATTTCTGCATTTTTTCCTATCTTTATACCAAAATATTTACCGCTTAAACCCAAGACAATGAGCGATCCCGAAAACCAGCAGGATACACTTTTACGCATTAAAGAAATTCTTTTTGGTGAAGAGCTTCAGGGCGTGAACGACCGGTTGTCAGAACTCCGTAATGAATTGTTAATGACTATAAAAAACCAGTTTAAAACACTGGATGAAAAACTGGATAAACAAGCGTCGGATTTTGATGCAAAAATAGAAACGATAAAAAAACAGTTAGCCGAAGAAGCACAGCGAAGCACTGAACTTCATCATTTATTGGATGATACGGATAAAAAATTTCAAGAAAAAGCAGAGGAAAATCTTCGGGTTTATGAAGAGAAACTAAAGAACCTGAAAGAAGAAGCCCAACAACAGCAGGATGAAATACGGGCTTCTATCCAGGCGGTGAAAGAGGAAATGATGAAATGGGTGGAAAAACTGGAAGACAAAAAGGTAAATAAAGCTGAAATAGCAGAGCTTTTTGGTATGATGATTCAAAAATTGAAATAAAAAGTACCGGGACTGGAACGGCCCGTTCATAATAATCTTATGGCGAAAAACGATTTAACAGAAAAAGTGGCGCGGTCTATTGCCGAGAAAAAACTTAATGAACTGCGGGAAATATTTACCGGTTTAAACCGGGAAGAGCTACAACGACTGAACAGTATTGTAAAAGACCCGGAGAAATTTGCGGATGAAATCAGAAAATTGTTGCCGCTTTCCATTCGAAAAATGGTGGATGCCGGTGATATTTCCATTGATGATTTGTTGCCGTTAATGGAAGAAGCCCTGGGCGAAAGCATCCGGCAAAATCCTGAAAAACTGGCCGACATTCTTTTTCCCATCATGATGCCGGCCATTCGAAAAGCCGTGGCTGCCGATATCAAACAAATGCTGGACAGTCTGAACAACACCCTCGAGCATGGTTTTTCATTAAAAAGGCTGGGATGGCGGCTTCAGGCATTGTTTAGCGGTCGTAAATACAGCGAAATTGTTCTTTCGCACGCTTATATTTATCAGGTCAAACAGGTCTTTCTGATTCACAAAGGTACCGGTTTGTTGTTGGCTCAGGCAGCCGATCCGCAACAAGAGCAGGCAACGGATGCCGATATGGTTTCTGCCATGCTTTCTGCCATTAAGGATTTTGTTCAGGATTCTTTTACCGATAAAAAAGAGAGTACCCTCGAAGAGATTAATGTGGGGCGTATGCGTATTTTGCTTGAGCAGGGACCGCATGCTATTTTGGCCTCTGTAGTCGAAGGAAATGTGCCGAAAGCCTATCATGATCTACTGAAAGAAACCATTGAAAATATTCATGTCACTTTTTATCGAGAGCTGGAAGATTTTGGTGGGGATGTAACCCCTTTCGAGCAGGATAACCAATTGTTGAAGCAGTGTTTGCAGAAAGAACAAAAGCCGCAAAAGGAACGAAAACCGGTAATGGCTATTCTTTTGTTATTGCTGATCTTAGCACTTATTGGATATGGAATCTTTGCCGGAATCATGCGGCACATTCATTATAAACACCTGCTGGCCGATCTGGAAAATACGCCGGGTATTGTGGTGACAAAAGCATCTAATCCCTGGTTTGGGAAGATAACTTTTTGGGGCTTGCGCGATCCGTTAGCGGCAAAGCCGACTTCTTTTTTGTCGAAAAATAAAATGGATAATAAGCAGGTACAGTTTTCGTTTAGCCCGTATCTTTCGCTGGCTCCTGCTTTTGTTTTGAACCGGGCTGAAAAAATCCTGCTTCCGCCGCCAACGGTCATGCTTCATTTTAAGAACGGTGTACTAACCGTTTCGGGGAAAGCGGACGAATCGTGGCTGAAAAAGTTACGGGAGCGTTATGCTTTAATTCCGGGGGTTCAGAAACTCCGGTTAACTTTTGCCTCGACTCCGGTGGCTGAAAAAGTAAAACGAAATATTTTAGCCATCGAAAAGCATGTATTTCATTTTAAATACAATGTTTTTGCGCTCGACAGTGTTCAGGCGAAAGACTTTGACAAGCTGATTACCGAAGTAAAGAATGTTTTGAATTTTAGTCTTGACCAGGATTCGGTTCCGGTAATTATTGTGAATTCTTATACCAGTTATGCCGGCAATGTGGAAGGGAACAAAACCATTGCACGGTATCGTGCCGAACAGTTTATTAACCGGATGATCCGGCATGGTATTCCACAGGAAGTTTTGGTGCCGAAGGTGCGGTTTATTGAAAACGCCACACATCCCTACGAAAACCGGTCGGTTAGTTTTCAGGTTAAATATGTAAAACCAGATAAATTATGATAAAGAAAAAAGTATGTATGCTCGGCTCTTTTGCCGTAGGAAAAACCAGCCTGGTGCAACGTTTTGTGAACAGCATTTTTTCCGAAAAATACCATACCACCATCGGGGTGAAAATTGATCAGAAACGGGTAGATGTGGATGGTCAGGAGGTGAATTTGATGTTGTGGGATATTCATGGAGAAGATGAGTTCCAGAAAATTAAACCGGCGTATATCATGGGCGCTTCCGGCTATTTTATTGTCATGGACGGTACCCGCAGGAATACCATTCAAAAAGGAGAAGAAATCAAAGCTTTTGTGGAAAAAACGGTGGGTGTCGTTCCTTATATCGTATTGATTAATAAAGCCGACCTGAAAGACCAATGGGAAATTTCGGATGAAGATATTGCCCGTTTAAAAGCAGAAGGGGCTACCGTGATGCTGACCAGTGCCAAAACCGGCGATGCGGTGGAAGAAGCTTTTCAGGAACTGACCCGTCAAATGTTAAAATAAACGTTTATGTCGTTGCAAAAACCCGAAACCATTCAGGAAGTGCTGTTGGCCCGCGGACCGATGGCAGACCGCAGCCTTTTAATAAAAACGTCGTCCGAAGGAATTATTCAACAGGTTTTCGGAAACCCCGGTCATTTTTCTGCCACATGGGAACCCGGAAAGAATGTCAGTGATATTTTCCCTTTTCTGGTTACCTTTTTTCCGGCAGCGCCGCTCGAGATGCTGGAACTTCCCCGTATGATCTGGGAAGAATTTTATCTCGATTTTCTCATTTTCCGCGAATCCGGCGAAGCCACATGGATTCTCATTACCGATGTGACGGCCGAAGTGGATGAAATCAAGGAGAAAATTCAAAAGAACAATGATTTTGTTTTGTCTTCTGCGCCACGTCAATTCTCCTTTGAGAATCCTTTTGGTAATTTGCATCTGTTTGATGTACTTTCGTTTATAAAAACCAATGAAAATAAATTTGTTCCGGTAGGCGGTATTCCGGCCTGGGCCGAAAAATATTATCCGGAGGCAATCTCTGTACGAAACGGACTGGAAATCGGGAATGTTTTCCCCTATCTTGAAGTCTTTTTGCCCGAGGCAGAAGTTTTTTGGGAAACGGCAGATGATACCCGGATGGAAGATTCTGATATGTGGATTGAAAATCCGGCAGATGATGTGGAGTTGCATTTCCGGGCTTTTGCTGCCAACCGTAACGGCAACCATTTTTTATTCATCCGTTTACTCGATCAAAATGATATTCCTGTAAGTCAGCAAACGTTGCAAAAAGCACGGGAGCATCAGCTTTTGTACGAAAAACTGCAAAAAGCAGAAAAAGAATTGAAGCAGTTGCTTCAGTATAAAGACAAATTTGTGTCTATTGTATCCCACGATCTGCGTTCGCCGATGGCTTCGGTGGTGAGCATTGCAGAAATGTTCCTTACTGATGATGAGCTGCTGGCTTGTATGAACGATTTTAACCGCGAAATGCTTCATTCGATGAAAGATGAGCTGACCCGGTTGCTGGAATACAACAACCGGCTTTATCATTGGGCAAACCTGGAGCTGGGCAATTTTAAACTGGATAAAGAAAAAATCAAAGTCAGGAAGCTGGTGGACAGTGCGATACAAACAGCACAACCCAAAACAGAAGCAAAAAATATCCGTTTGACTTCTTCGGTCATCCCGGAAGATCTGGAAACAGAAGTGGACGTTTCTCTTTTTTTACAGGTTTTAAATAATCTCATCGGCAATGCGGTGAAATTTACTCCTGAAGGCGGAACAATAAGTCTGGATGTGAAAAAAGAAAACGGGAAAATCCGTTATTATGTTTCCGATACCGGGGTAGGAATGCCGGAAAAGATCAAAAAATCCATTTTTTCCGGAGTGCCCGGCGAGTCTACCTTGGGAACCTCTGGCGAGAAAGGGAGCGGACTGGGATTGGATATTGTGAAAAAGATTGTGGATGCCCACGGTTTTTCCATCGAAGTACAATCCGAAGAAGGAAAAGGAACTACCTTTATCATCACTGAGAATTAGGGGAAATACGGATGCTTGCAAACAGTTTAAGTCTCCTTGAACTATTGGTAGTATCTCTTTTTGGCTGAATAAACCTGAAAGATGGCCGGGGAGGCTGGAAATTTCAAGCTCCAGAAAGCAATGACAAATGAAATCCCAAAAGACAAATTCCAAAAATCAACTGTTTTGTCTTTCTGAGCGTAGCGAAGAATCTATTTTAACTATTGCCAGTTTTTTTGAGATCCTTCACTACGCTGCGCTCCGTTCAGGATGACAGTAAAAGTGTGGTAAAATACTGAAAATCAACCATTCATCACTCAACATTCATCGTTCATCGTTTCCCAATGACCAAGTTAGAAAACCCAAAAAACAAAAAGACAAATCGCAAAGGAAATCCCAAAAAACAAAAAATCAAATCACAAAAAAATCTCAAACCCTAAACGCAAAACACAGAACACAGAACGCCAAACTGCTTAAAACCAACCAATCATCCAATGACTAATGACCAAGCGAGAAATCCCCAAAGACAAAAAATCAAATTCCAAAAAAAACAACTTCTTT
The sequence above is drawn from the Candidatus Sulfidibacterium hydrothermale genome and encodes:
- a CDS encoding sensor histidine kinase, which encodes MSLQKPETIQEVLLARGPMADRSLLIKTSSEGIIQQVFGNPGHFSATWEPGKNVSDIFPFLVTFFPAAPLEMLELPRMIWEEFYLDFLIFRESGEATWILITDVTAEVDEIKEKIQKNNDFVLSSAPRQFSFENPFGNLHLFDVLSFIKTNENKFVPVGGIPAWAEKYYPEAISVRNGLEIGNVFPYLEVFLPEAEVFWETADDTRMEDSDMWIENPADDVELHFRAFAANRNGNHFLFIRLLDQNDIPVSQQTLQKAREHQLLYEKLQKAEKELKQLLQYKDKFVSIVSHDLRSPMASVVSIAEMFLTDDELLACMNDFNREMLHSMKDELTRLLEYNNRLYHWANLELGNFKLDKEKIKVRKLVDSAIQTAQPKTEAKNIRLTSSVIPEDLETEVDVSLFLQVLNNLIGNAVKFTPEGGTISLDVKKENGKIRYYVSDTGVGMPEKIKKSIFSGVPGESTLGTSGEKGSGLGLDIVKKIVDAHGFSIEVQSEEGKGTTFIITEN
- a CDS encoding insulinase family protein, which gives rise to MAKNDLTEKVARSIAEKKLNELREIFTGLNREELQRLNSIVKDPEKFADEIRKLLPLSIRKMVDAGDISIDDLLPLMEEALGESIRQNPEKLADILFPIMMPAIRKAVAADIKQMLDSLNNTLEHGFSLKRLGWRLQALFSGRKYSEIVLSHAYIYQVKQVFLIHKGTGLLLAQAADPQQEQATDADMVSAMLSAIKDFVQDSFTDKKESTLEEINVGRMRILLEQGPHAILASVVEGNVPKAYHDLLKETIENIHVTFYRELEDFGGDVTPFEQDNQLLKQCLQKEQKPQKERKPVMAILLLLLILALIGYGIFAGIMRHIHYKHLLADLENTPGIVVTKASNPWFGKITFWGLRDPLAAKPTSFLSKNKMDNKQVQFSFSPYLSLAPAFVLNRAEKILLPPPTVMLHFKNGVLTVSGKADESWLKKLRERYALIPGVQKLRLTFASTPVAEKVKRNILAIEKHVFHFKYNVFALDSVQAKDFDKLITEVKNVLNFSLDQDSVPVIIVNSYTSYAGNVEGNKTIARYRAEQFINRMIRHGIPQEVLVPKVRFIENATHPYENRSVSFQVKYVKPDKL
- a CDS encoding Rab family GTPase, translating into MIKKKVCMLGSFAVGKTSLVQRFVNSIFSEKYHTTIGVKIDQKRVDVDGQEVNLMLWDIHGEDEFQKIKPAYIMGASGYFIVMDGTRRNTIQKGEEIKAFVEKTVGVVPYIVLINKADLKDQWEISDEDIARLKAEGATVMLTSAKTGDAVEEAFQELTRQMLK